AGCACGTGGGCGCTGAAGAAGCGTGACAATCTGCGCATCAGGTAGGAGAGGCGTCTCGTGGGGGAACTGAATCGAGCCTGTTTCTACAGTAGGGTCGGGCGGCGCGAGGGAGACGGCTTTCGCTTCGATCAGATTGGGTAGCTCGCATATCACACTCCAGTACTGGAGGTTTGGCAAATCGGGAGACGCAGGTGAAGCCCAGCCTGGATGCGAGATGTGACCCCATGGTGGTGACTCTGCGGAGATGGGTAGGATGGTCGCATCGGGCACACCGTGGcgattcttcttcttatgtGCCCTatctttctccttctccttctcagAGGTGCCTGGTCGTCCCTCGTCTAGCTCATCGTCTGTATCCTCTCCTGCGTGTCCCTCATCCCTAACGTCTCTAGGCCGCGAGTCCCACGCCACGATTGCACTCCGCCTAAGATGTTTCACAACCATCCTGCGCACCATCCTCCCCACCTCGCCCTCCTCCACTGGCACATACGGCTTCGGAATCGCTTGTAGTACGCTGCGGTTTGTGTATATGCGCGTTGAGTAAATGAGTATTACAATAAGTGCCGTGAGTACATAGACTCCGCCAATGACAAAGAGCTTCGGAATCTCTTGGGTCTTGATGGTCTGGTATATAATATCGCCAGGCGACACACATAACAAGAGCAGGAGCACGATGAGCAGTGTGGTGTACGTTGTCGAATACCATATCCTGAATAGGGGGATGCGCATCGTGGCGGTCGGTGAAATACGGCGTGTGAGGTGAGGATATGCATCGATGTGGTCTATTAAAAGTTAAGGCTATTGGGTGGTACTACATTACGAGAGTGGGCGTGGTGTTGAAGGAGCGTTGCTGGTGTCGTGATGGGGTGCAGGAAGGTGCCAAGGCGCTGACGCATGCACGCACGACCTAGCACAACCCACGGGATTGTTGCATGCTTCCTCCACCCCACATGCTTCCTGCATGTCTCAAGAGCAGCACGCGTCTTTGACGTTTCTTTCTTGTACTTACACAATTAGCATGTCATCGCCAGCGAGAGTCGTGAACCAGATAGATGATGTCATATGCTCTTCAATATTCAAAACACAACGCAAAGGTCTGCAGGTCCCCACACATCTCCAAACGTCTCCGCTTGCTCCTCACATCGGCTAAACAATGTTCTACCGAATTGCTCCCTGCGTGCCAAATGTCAGCCACGAGTAAGTTTCGATTGATGGCATGAGAGCGGGTAGCCAAGTGTTCCACGCCAGGCTAGTGCGACTCGAAACGCTGCATATCATCACCCGCACAAGGTAAGAGATGCTTCTGTCGAGCATGCCGGAGACTGAAACGTGCATCGTTCGTGATGATCCATCATCTCAGCCAAAGCTTGAAGCCACATGGGGCTTGATCTTTCTCTCTCCTTTCTCTCTCCCAGCGTTGCTACCACCCAACCGCTCTTATGCATAGTAGAAAGGGCTCGTATGGCTACTTGCCGTACAGATCGAAGGTGCAGGTGAGGTGGCTTGGTCTCGTTTGCGTTGTCTTGGTTACGTTGGTCCTATTCTTTCTTACAGAGGCAAACTTCTGGATTCTGCCGCGCCCACCACGCTTTCCATCTTCGCAAACCTCGTGTCCAGCGTCACCGCCGTCACCGTCAATCCTATCTCAACCACACGATCGATTCAGTTGGAGGAACGTAACTCAGCACCATGGAGTTGCAACGCTGGCACAGCTGCCCTCCTCTTCGAACACTAAGACACCGCAAGTACAATTCGACTTCAAGCAAGAGGAGCCACCTCTTTATCATGAGCTCATGCGCAAGCGTCGGCAAGCTGCAGTCAAGACGACATTCGAAAGGTGCTGGCACGCTTACAAAGAGCACGCTTGGAAACAAGACGAGCTGCTGCCTATTTCGGGAGGATCGAAAACAACATTTGGTGGCTGGGGTGCAACCCTCGTCGATAGTCTGGATACACTCTGGATCATGGATATGAAGGCCGAGTTTCAGGAAGCTGTTGAAGCGGTCAATGACATAGACTTTGCGCCTGGAGACGGGGAGCTCAACATGTTCGAAACGACTATCCGCTATCTTGGAGGCCTGCTTGCTGCATACGATCTCACGGACTGCAAAGACAGTAGACTACTTGAGAAAGCAATGGAGTTGGGTGACATGATCTACATGAGTTTCGACACTCCAAATCGCATGCCGATCACACGCTGGAGCGCTAAGAGGGCCGCGGCCGGGGAAGAGCAATCCGCAGCATCTCAGGGCATCATCGCAGAACTCGCCTCCTTCAGCCTCGAATTCACACGTCTCTCTCAACTTACAGGCGACATGCGCTATTACGATGCCGTAACTCGCGTCACAACCATCCTTGCAGACCAGCAAAATCGTACCAACATCCCAGGTCTATGGCCTGTAGGCATCAATGTTCAGAAGCCGGACCTCACTCGCGATAACCTTTTCAGCCTTGGCGCAATGGCAGATTCTGCCTACGAATATATCGGCAAGACTTTCCAGCTCCTACACAAGACCGGCTCAACCGCCTCTCAATACGCTACAATGTATACGGCCGCCATGGAAGCAGTGATAACGCACCTCCTCTTCCGTCCCCGCACGCCCGACAACGCAGACATCCTAATGCCAGCAGCCGTCCGCATCGACGCTTCTGGCATTACTACACACGACTACACCGCTCAACACCTGGTCTGTTTTGTTGGCGGCATGCTTGCGCTTGGTTCCAAGCTCTTTGGAAACGTATCCCACCTCGACTATGGCCGTAGAGTGACGGACGCATGCGTTTGGAGCTACACGCACGCGCCAAATGGTGTCATGCCAGAGATGTTCCGTATGACACCCTGTCCTACGCATGAGCCGTGTGAGTTCGATGAAGCGACCAGCCAAAAGCAGCAGTTTCCAGGTTTTGAGCGCGTGGTGGATGCGCGGTACATGTTGAGGCCCGAGGCGATTGAAAGCGTGTTTTACATGTACCGGATAACAGGGGAGAGGAGGTATCAGGACATCGCATGGAGCATGTTTGATGCAATTGAGAGGCGGACCAGAACAGGGATGGCGAATGCAGCCATAAGAGACGTGACGCGAAAGATGGAAGGGAAGGAGGCAAGTGAGCTGAAGAGGGGCGTGGGTGCTAGGGACGACGAGAGCGAGCTGGAGTTGGAAGACAGTATGGAGAGCTTCTGGATGGCCGAGACGCTGAAGTACTTTTATTTGATTTTCAGCGAGCCGGATTTGTTGAGTCTGGATGAGTGGGTGTTCAATACCGAGGCACATCCTTTCAGGGTGGGCGTTTAGATGGAGACATCATGATAAATATCCTGGGAAACCACACATTGAAACTACCTGAGCCATCACATCTGCAAACGTTTCCCGCAAATGCCACCACTCGCTCAAAGGCTACTGGTCCTCTCCCTGAACTCCGTCAAATCTACATCCTTGCCCGTGAATCTGATCGCCGCCACTCTCAACCTAAGCCTTGCCTATCTGCTTCCTGCATGATTCCGGAGCGTCAATCGCATCTTGGAAAGCCACATGACATGACTGTCATTTCCAGGCCCCAGCCATGTTGGTTTCGGACTGCAATCACAACTGGCTGATTCTCTGCGAGTCAGAAACTCATAGCCACGCCCCCGGCGTCCTTTGCATGGTCACCAAAGCCGTCCCATCGACACCATCTGGGTAGATGCTGTCTCTGTGATGATGGGTTTGAAGCCTAGTTGTAGTGAATGGATGAGTTGAGGTCAGTACTTGAGTTGCGAGGATTGTGCATACAGGATTTAGCGGAAGCGATGAAGTGGGAGTGAGGTGTCGTTTCGGAGTGGTGTGTTTTTACTGGACGATAGACCGTTAAGATCGGGTTTTGATGTGTTCTCGGTATATTGACCGCTGGAGTTGTTGATACATAAGACGGCATGTGAGAAGGCGATTGTCATGATTGTACATATATGTATAGCCAAACTAGAATTTAGTCTGCTTTACTCGGCGACCCAAACAGCAGCCATACCCATACCGGTGCCAATGCACATGCTCGTGACACCAATCTTCTGCTTCGTCCTCCTCAGCTCGGTCAGCAGTGTGCTGACCTGCCTTGCGCCTGTGACACCCAGCGGGTGGCCGAACGCAATGGCGCCGCCCTTGGGGTTGATCTTCTTCTGATCGAGGCCCAGCTCGTTGATGCAGAACAGACATTGACTAGCAAACGCCTCGTTGATCTCGTAGATGTCGACTTCATCCTTGTTCAGGCCCGTCTTCTCGAGGACAACGGGAATGGCAGCAGCGGGACCGACGCCCATGAGTAGAGGGGGAACGCCGACGATGGATGCCTGGACGAACTTGCCGATGATCTTCTGGCCGAGGCGTTCAGCGGTGCTGCGCTTCATCAGCAGAACGGCGGCGGCGCCATCGGAAATCTGCGACGCGTTGCCAGCGTGGATGGAGCCGTCCTTTGCGAAAGCAGCACGGATCTTACCCAGAGACTCGGCGGTGATGCCCTCACGGACACCGTCGTCCTTGGAGACAGTGATGGTCTTCTCCTCATCGGTCTTGGGGTCAGTCCACTTGACGGTCAAAGGAGCAATCTCCTCATCGAAGAGACCCTGCTTCTGCGCCTCGACAGCCTTCTGGAACGACTTTGCGGCAAACGCATCCTGGTCCGCGCGTGTGATCTTCTTGTCCTTGGCCATCTTTTCAGACAGCACACCCATGGGCACTTTGCAGTTGGCGGCCTCCTTGTTGCTCTCAAGGAGCTCGCTGAGCTCGCTAACAGCATTGGGGCCGTATTGTGTAGACATGCTCTCCGAGCCAGCACCAACGCCGATCTCGATCATGCCGCTCTTGATGGCATTTGCGATGTCGACGCAGGCTTGCAGACCAGACGAGC
The Ascochyta rabiei chromosome 9, complete sequence DNA segment above includes these coding regions:
- a CDS encoding Acetyl-CoA C-acyltransferase — protein: MTQAPQKAQERLAQIGNHLGGSPDSGSGSGSGSGSGGKGKSSVLEKHADDVVVTCALRTPITKGGKGGFKDTQSADLLHGAFKALIERSGIDPKLVEDIAVGTVLAPGGGATEFRAAALAAGFPVTAAVKSLNRQCSSGLQACVDIANAIKSGMIEIGVGAGSESMSTQYGPNAVSELSELLESNKEAANCKVPMGVLSEKMAKDKKITRADQDAFAAKSFQKAVEAQKQGLFDEEIAPLTVKWTDPKTDEEKTITVSKDDGVREGITAESLGKIRAAFAKDGSIHAGNASQISDGAAAVLLMKRSTAERLGQKIIGKFVQASIVGVPPLLMGVGPAAAIPVVLEKTGLNKDEVDIYEINEAFASQCLFCINELGLDQKKINPKGGAIAFGHPLGVTGARQVSTLLTELRRTKQKIGVTSMCIGTGMGMAAVWVAE
- a CDS encoding Mannosyl-oligosaccharide 1,2-alpha-mannosidase, with product MHSRKGSYGYLPYRSKVQVRWLGLVCVVLVTLVLFFLTEANFWILPRPPRFPSSQTSCPASPPSPSILSQPHDRFSWRNVTQHHGVATLAQLPSSSNTKTPQVQFDFKQEEPPLYHELMRKRRQAAVKTTFERCWHAYKEHAWKQDELLPISGGSKTTFGGWGATLVDSLDTLWIMDMKAEFQEAVEAVNDIDFAPGDGELNMFETTIRYLGGLLAAYDLTDCKDSRLLEKAMELGDMIYMSFDTPNRMPITRWSAKRAAAGEEQSAASQGIIAELASFSLEFTRLSQLTGDMRYYDAVTRVTTILADQQNRTNIPGLWPVGINVQKPDLTRDNLFSLGAMADSAYEYIGKTFQLLHKTGSTASQYATMYTAAMEAVITHLLFRPRTPDNADILMPAAVRIDASGITTHDYTAQHLVCFVGGMLALGSKLFGNVSHLDYGRRVTDACVWSYTHAPNGVMPEMFRMTPCPTHEPCEFDEATSQKQQFPGFERVVDARYMLRPEAIESVFYMYRITGERRYQDIAWSMFDAIERRTRTGMANAAIRDVTRKMEGKEASELKRGVGARDDESELELEDSMESFWMAETLKYFYLIFSEPDLLSLDEWVFNTEAHPFRVGV